Within Vicia villosa cultivar HV-30 ecotype Madison, WI linkage group LG1, Vvil1.0, whole genome shotgun sequence, the genomic segment CTAAAACATGTTAACTGGATTGTCAAAACTTAACTATAATAATTTAGAAATTTGTTTATCAAAGCGAGAGATTATGCAAATACTGACATCAATCCAGGAATCCACAAATTACATTTCATTTGTGTATGACTGCATTCCAAACCTAAAAGCTAAAACTACTAACAGTTCAACTCTAAAGCATGGCATATGTGCAAAGTTAGCCAAACTTTCTGTTAGGATTTTATCAATTTTTGTCAGTCAATGATTTCACAAGAATCCAGCCCCAGAAGAATATAACCAAGTAGGTTATGTAGACTGGAACAACTCTACACACAACAGCCCACGGCAATCATGAACTGCACTGTTGGCGTTTGTTATTGAAAGCACCGAGTCAATCTTTTCATTTTGGACAAAGATACGTCCTAATACGCATATAGTAAGGCTCGaatgacatttgtgttaagttaATTATCACTAACCCTAGTCCCTACCAACAAGTTTAAGGATTCTGCGATAAATGGGAAAATTCAAAGAGATACAGTAAATATATAATTATGGCACCTGTGGTGTATTCCTGAGGCTGCAGCTGCTTAGCTCGGGCCTTATCAACCAACTCCTTCCACTTTCTTGACAAAGAATAGACATCAACCTAGAATAtacatcaaataatttttttaacaattgaGCAGTTTAATATGACACTAGAAGCAGCTCAAAATAGAGTATCAAGCACCTTATCGGCATCCTGAAGCACTGGAGTAATAAGTCCGCCATCTATAGCCACGGCAACTGCAATGTTGATACTGCTATTGTAAGTAAAGCTGTTACCATCCCTACAACTAGAGTTTATAACAGGGTGCTTAGCCAGCGCAAGTGCTGTAGCCTTGGCAAGCAATGCTGTCATAGTAACTCCCTTTGATTTAATCTGATAtgtcataaaacataacaaatcaataacataaacatatataAACAGATTGAACATTAAACCAGAAGTCCAAGTTACTTGtagaataaaatttgaaaaactaTGGATATCAAACTATCATAAACTTCCTGCAACATGTTAAAACCTTAAACCTTAAAAGAACAAGTTCACGAAGATCATATATGACTAGAATTTCCAATTATTTAGCTCAGAAACTTGTCAATAACACTTGCAAACTTTTCTGATAGTTTCTTCACCAGCACTTTCTTTCTCTAATCCTTTATGTTCTATGAAGATCTTAAATCCTAACTAAACTATCCATTTATGTATAATGTCCAAAGAACCAATGTGATAGTCATCTAGCTAGCATCAAGCACAATCATTATGAGTAATATAATGAAACAAACAGATAGACCCGAAAAATCACCTTCTTGTAGAGAGCATCAAGTGCATCAGTGGTGAAAGTGTAACCAACTCTGAAAGTGGGAACAGCCAAACTCTCCACCATGTTCCTACTCACAGCATTCTGCATTGTCGTAAACGGCACCACAGTTCCCAATTCAACCCCCGAAACCGCAGTCTTGGCAGGCGTCTTGGCAGGCTCGGCCGCAACACTCGCGGAAGAAGAACTGTCTGAAGCTGCAAATGCCTCAACATCTTTAGCCACAATCCTCCCTGAAGGTCCAGTCCCAACAATTTGACCCAACTCCACCTTCAATTCCTTAGCCAATTTCTTGGCATAAGGAGACGCCACTACTCTCTTCCCTCCCTCCGAAGCAGGATGTTTAGACACAACCGCCGCTGCAACAACTTTCTTCGGTTGAGATTCTACTGGTGCGGGTGCAGGTGCAGGTGCGGGTGCTGGAGGTGCTGGAGTAGAAGAAGATGCTGAAggggatgatgaagatgatgaagaagagagGGCTTTGGACCTGGCTTGTTCGATTTCCTCTTCAGTCTCAGCGAGAAATGCTATCGGAGATCCAACGGCAGCGACGCCACCTTCTTCAACAACAATAGCAGCAAGGATACCATCATAGAAAGTCTCGACATCCATGTCCGCCTTGTCGGACTCAACGACGACAACGCTGTCGCCTTTGGAGAGTTTATCGCCTTCGGATTTGATCCATGAAACGATTTTGCCCTCGGTCATAGTGGAGCTAAGTGCGGGCATGAAAATCTCTCGGATCTTGGCACGGACGACGAAGTGGTTGGTGGGGGTTGAAGTGCGGTGGAGTGAAGTGGGAGTGCGGCGGAGAACGGTGGTGGAATGGAGGAACGGGGTTTGAAGAAGCTGAGACATTGTTGAAGGTGAAAATGGGGAATTGGGTGGGAATGAAGGAATGAGGGATGTGAATGTGTTTTGGTTTAGTTTAAGGGAGATACAAAGGATGTTTCCTCGAGTTCATCGAAAGATGGCGGAGGTTTCAACTACTTGTGTCACTGAATCTAACGTCACTTACTCACAACTCtgttttatggtttagtattgttgtTTGTTGGTTTAACCACTTTTACGGCCCATGCCCCTCCCTTCAACAAAAAAATGTTTATCATCTACTATAATTCGTTGAATACCAAAAAGTCTAAGTTATGTGAAATCATTATGGTAGGTTTATTTGATAGAATAGTTTACTCAATTGTCacattaaatcaattcaattgaaAGAGATAATTAGACATCATAATACGCGGTGACAGGTTTTAGTATTTctcaattctaaatttaaattttagattaatttttctttttctcgaTTCGAACGGATGAATAATTCGGACGAGATGAATAATTGAACTTTAATCTCATTCACTAGATTTTGATAGTTGGTGATGCAGAGAATGGGAGACTCATATACCATCTCAAGACTGTGTCCCTAAAGGTCACGGATAAGAGCATGCACTTCAAAGATTCAGGTTCTCCAAAGATGGTCATCTGAGTGTTGGTGGAGGTCACATGGTCATACAAGTCGTTATGCCCATCGAACTTAGCCAATGATGACGACTTAAAGTTCTCCAGAACGAACGCCTCTCATATCTCATTTAATAGAGGTTAGGGGTCCAACACTTCTTATTCCTCCACCATGTTTGTTTCTTGATGGCgcttaggggtgggaataggtcgGGTCAACTAATAGGGCTTACGAACTAGCCTACAAAGGTTTAGGTCAAGTCAAAATTTTTTAagtagaaaaggcctaggcttttttataagtctCTTTTGTTAAAAAGGCTAGGTCACATGCCATAAAAAAGCGTTTTAAGCTTATCAGACCGACTTATGTATATAAAATATGgataactttattattattattatagtaaaGTGTGTGCATCttgaaaatttttttaaaaataagttgaaaaacaccttatgaacaaggtcataagttgttttcaatagttctctcaaacaaatagtcTCGAAAAGCTTATACTATTAGGTATGTTCGAGAAAGCAATGCAAACAAATATTTAGTCTCATTGGTCTTTTAATGTATTAGTCTATTTAGATATTGGTTGAATTGTTTATATACTCGtgttcaaatgaaattgatttttAAGTAGGCTAATGGGTCAATCAGACCTTCGAAAAAGATCAGATTCGGACttaaaaataagcctatgatagaCTACCGTCAGACTTAGGCTTTGAATTTTTTAGCAGGACAGACTTAGGCTTGGCAAAGTCAAGCTTAACCCAGCCTATTCCCACCTTAATGGTGCTACTAGATATGAAGAATGTTATCTCTCAAGATATGGTTATGACGATGAAGACCGTTCATAATAGCGTGCATCCGTGCTTTGAAACTTTTCACAGCGTTAGACTCTTCACTGGTCGGAGTAACTATCTTTTTGTTCACCGTGATGTGGAATAAGCATAAAGACAATAATTTGGTTGAATACAGTGGGAGTGGTCAGGTCACTTTTTCAGGCTCCACAGTGGACTCCAATTGTACTCGCTAAAAGTATAAATGCTTGACAATCCCTAGTGGATAAGGGTTGTCAGATGCTTTAAGGTTCTTAGGATATTTCGAGTTAGCTTACGTGAGGTGAAAAGCTATTGTATATATGTATTTCTCTGTGTTATTGGTCTTTCCTTTAATATTGATGATACTGATGTATTTATAGCCCATGGATCTGAAACTGAGTCTTCCTATAATTTAGCAACCACTTCAAGCATGGGTGGTTGATTCCCTAAATTCATCCTATGTTTAACCTTACATGTCCTCCCCACATTCAACCGCCCAAAACACTTACACTCCACATCAAGAGTCCACCGCTTCAATTTATTCATAGTTCTAATTTTGATACGCATAGAAGAAAATAAGAGTTATATAGAAACTCTACTAGAGCGAGTCATCTAATTTAACCGTTCGTATAATTTTAAATGTAAGAGAAATAGTTCAATATTTTAGCTTATTCTCAAACACAAATTACTATAAAATTATAAAGTGTTATTCAAAATTGTTTGTATCTtgtaaaatattcattttgaaaCTACAAGTATAATTAAGTGTAAGtggtaatttttataaataatttaattcttaTACGTTAGATTTTAAAacagttattatttttattttaaatacataaaataaaataaatgaatggttATAATTGATTGTATAAAATTTTCACACTAACATTACGTAACAAttaagtgtgcgtgtgtgtggtctagcggtgaatcgcttgggtcttgagagtgtgctcctctcaaggtctcaggttcgaaacccactagatacaaattgcttattaaaaaaaattatgtaacaATTAATCTCAttaaccatgtatccaattaaaacacaattttaaacttttaattctttatttatcGATGTATTTAATGCATTCCAAATTTAtcactaaatttaaaataaaaataaattaaatattctaTCTATTATAAAGATTATTTTTTGTATAAgatattatttcttcaaaaaatataacaaaacaataaaaacaaaaaaaagaaaaaaaattgatgataattattattttttacaaaactaataaatatatatttgtgGGAGggataaaatgatatttaaaccaTCGTTAATTTATAAATCCAAAGCGTTGATTAGGCATGTAATGAGACCAATCTAACGAATAACAGTTGATAACCCAGTGATTCACCATTCAACCGTTTTATCACATCGAAACTGCTTACTGCCGGATAACCCACCCTTCTCGCTGTTCTTGCCCAAATTAGGCACAAAGATGAAGATGAGTGTTTCCACCTTCACTCATCTATCTTACTCTTCTCCTTCTATTTCCTCTATCCTCCCATCCAAATCCACCCTTATCTCCAATCACTTCCCTTCCAAACTCCCCACTTCATCACCATGCTCTCTCAAGTAAGTGATTCAATTTCCCATCTTTCACTTTTtactaccatttttcttttccaagCTTCGTGTGTTTGTGGGTCGTTTTAATTTGAATGATGATTTGTGTTACATATTCAAGACTTGTAGTTTTTTGTTACCTTCTTGGAGGGTTTGTTTCGTTACTTGCTTACTATgaattatgatgcatgattgattATTAACTTGGAACATTGTTTACAGAAAGATCAAAGCTTTGGAAATTCAGCAAACAAGTTCTAAACTTGATGCACTCAAGAGTAGGATTCTGCTCCAGGTTGTTTTCGTTTCATGTCTTTTAGAGCCTAATTAAGCATCTTTTTCATTTCACAATCTTGATTTCAGGCTActaattgtattttattttgcCTCCTATCATGCTCGAAGACAGATGTTTCAAAGGGCAATGCCAATGGAACCCCTTGTAGCCATTTTCGGACAACAATCCGACAGTAATTCCCTGTTCTTCCGcaatttcaaaattgttttcgaaATACCATAATTGCTTGAGtcatttcctttttttaatcTTGTCTTTCTGTGTTCTTAGTGAATGACTTTACATTGGAAAATCTTCAAGATAGGAAAAAGTCGTCCAAATGGGTTGCAGCATTCTTGTTTGGACAAACTATATCAGTTGTTTCTCCCGATGTTTCATACGCAAGCAACTCAGTAAAG encodes:
- the LOC131643699 gene encoding dihydrolipoyllysine-residue acetyltransferase component 5 of pyruvate dehydrogenase complex, chloroplastic, with amino-acid sequence MSQLLQTPFLHSTTVLRRTPTSLHRTSTPTNHFVVRAKIREIFMPALSSTMTEGKIVSWIKSEGDKLSKGDSVVVVESDKADMDVETFYDGILAAIVVEEGGVAAVGSPIAFLAETEEEIEQARSKALSSSSSSSSPSASSSTPAPPAPAPAPAPAPVESQPKKVVAAAVVSKHPASEGGKRVVASPYAKKLAKELKVELGQIVGTGPSGRIVAKDVEAFAASDSSSSASVAAEPAKTPAKTAVSGVELGTVVPFTTMQNAVSRNMVESLAVPTFRVGYTFTTDALDALYKKIKSKGVTMTALLAKATALALAKHPVINSSCRDGNSFTYNSSINIAVAVAIDGGLITPVLQDADKVDVYSLSRKWKELVDKARAKQLQPQEYTTGTFTLSNLGMFGVDRFDAILPPGTGAIMAVGSSQPTVVATKDGRIGVKNQMQVNVTADHRVIYGSDLALFLQTLSQIIEDPKDLTF